The following proteins come from a genomic window of Pyxidicoccus sp. MSG2:
- a CDS encoding outer membrane lipoprotein-sorting protein, translating to MSLKNLLSAAVLTAALLSAPAALALEPAEMVKLLATIDDRQRNGGDYKALVYLEQKEKDKTDTVREAFIYRRDADDKLMILFSRPKTEAGKGYLRMDKNLWSYDPNVGKWERRTERERIAGTDSRRADFDESRLAEEYDPSFDGEGKLGKYTANMLTLKAKQGVDVAYPVIKLWVDKDSTNILKREEYALSGRKMRTLLYPRWKKLFSESKGADVWIPEEIRIYDEVEKANSTVILIKSTDLRALEANLFTKAWLESKSR from the coding sequence ATGAGTCTCAAGAATCTGCTGTCCGCCGCGGTACTCACCGCGGCCCTGCTGTCCGCCCCGGCCGCGCTGGCCCTGGAGCCGGCGGAGATGGTGAAGCTCTTGGCCACCATCGACGACCGGCAGCGCAACGGCGGCGACTACAAGGCGCTCGTCTACCTGGAGCAGAAGGAGAAGGACAAGACGGACACCGTGCGCGAGGCGTTCATCTACCGGCGCGACGCGGACGACAAGCTGATGATTCTCTTCAGCCGTCCCAAGACGGAGGCCGGCAAGGGCTACCTCCGCATGGACAAGAACCTCTGGAGCTATGACCCCAACGTGGGCAAGTGGGAGCGGCGCACGGAGCGCGAGCGCATCGCCGGCACCGACAGCCGCCGCGCCGACTTCGACGAGTCCCGCCTGGCCGAGGAGTATGACCCGTCGTTCGACGGCGAGGGGAAGCTGGGCAAGTACACGGCCAACATGCTGACGCTCAAGGCGAAGCAGGGCGTGGACGTGGCCTACCCCGTCATCAAGCTGTGGGTGGACAAGGACTCGACCAACATCCTCAAGCGCGAGGAGTACGCGCTGTCCGGCCGGAAGATGCGCACCCTGCTCTACCCGCGCTGGAAGAAGCTGTTCAGCGAGTCCAAGGGCGCCGACGTCTGGATCCCCGAGGAGATTCGCATCTACGACGAGGTGGAGAAGGCCAACTCCACCGTCATCCTCATCAAGTCCACCGACCTGCGCGCGCTGGAAGCCAACCTCTTCACCAAGGCGTGGCTCGAGAGCAAGAGCCGATGA
- a CDS encoding flavin monoamine oxidase family protein, whose amino-acid sequence MDLISDVVILGAGASGLAAAASLSRAGLRVTVLEARERWGGRVATVHDPVTEVPLELGAEFVHGEPESLRKLARKARLSIRACNDTHALSWKGRFRDGEESFRFLDALASAKPPDRPVAELLRERAKVEHWAPLQVAMGRAYVEGFYAANPDTASTLAIARMETAAEELGGIRPSRVMQGYDRVLRELARPLMERPGTVFLNAVAEEVRWASGEVRVRVRTRQGVALGQVRAKQAVVTLPLGVLRARPPEPGAVRFVPRLPAKERAWGLLEMGSLVKVLLRFRTAFWSEREDTRRFGFFHGPSLPVPTWWTSSPRESRHLVGWAGGPSAEALSGLREEVVLASAVESLARIFRLPRQALHELLEAWHVQDWQREPFTRGGYAVIPVGAADAMQEIAAPVDGTLFFAGEATNTDGEEGTVHGAIATGERAAREVLARTRARK is encoded by the coding sequence ATGGACCTCATCTCGGATGTCGTCATCCTGGGCGCGGGCGCCTCCGGGCTCGCCGCCGCGGCCTCGCTGAGCCGGGCGGGGCTGCGCGTCACGGTGCTGGAGGCTCGCGAGCGCTGGGGCGGGCGTGTCGCCACCGTGCATGACCCCGTCACGGAGGTTCCGCTGGAACTGGGGGCGGAGTTCGTCCACGGCGAGCCGGAGTCGCTGCGGAAGCTCGCGCGGAAGGCCCGGCTGTCCATCCGGGCGTGCAATGACACACATGCGCTGTCGTGGAAGGGACGCTTCAGAGACGGCGAGGAATCCTTCCGCTTCCTGGACGCGCTCGCCTCCGCGAAGCCTCCGGACCGACCCGTGGCGGAGCTGCTACGGGAACGGGCGAAGGTCGAGCACTGGGCTCCACTCCAGGTGGCCATGGGCCGGGCCTACGTGGAGGGCTTCTACGCGGCGAACCCGGACACCGCGAGCACGTTGGCCATCGCTCGGATGGAGACGGCCGCGGAGGAACTGGGTGGCATCAGGCCGTCGCGGGTGATGCAGGGGTATGACCGGGTGCTTCGCGAGCTGGCCCGGCCGTTGATGGAGCGTCCGGGGACGGTGTTCCTGAACGCGGTGGCGGAGGAGGTCCGCTGGGCGTCCGGTGAGGTGCGGGTGCGCGTTCGCACGCGGCAGGGAGTGGCGCTCGGACAGGTGCGGGCGAAGCAGGCCGTGGTGACGCTTCCGCTGGGCGTACTGCGGGCGCGGCCTCCGGAGCCCGGCGCGGTGCGCTTCGTTCCGCGGCTGCCGGCGAAGGAGCGGGCCTGGGGCCTGCTGGAGATGGGCTCGCTGGTGAAGGTGCTGCTGCGCTTCCGCACCGCCTTCTGGAGCGAGCGCGAGGACACCCGGCGGTTCGGCTTCTTCCATGGGCCGTCACTGCCGGTGCCCACGTGGTGGACGTCGTCGCCGCGCGAGTCCCGGCACCTGGTGGGCTGGGCCGGCGGCCCGAGTGCGGAGGCGCTGTCCGGGTTGCGGGAGGAAGTGGTGCTGGCGAGCGCGGTGGAGTCGCTCGCGCGCATCTTCCGGTTGCCCCGGCAGGCACTGCATGAACTGCTCGAGGCGTGGCACGTGCAGGACTGGCAGCGCGAGCCATTCACCCGGGGCGGGTATGCCGTCATTCCGGTGGGTGCGGCGGACGCGATGCAGGAGATTGCCGCTCCCGTGGATGGCACCCTGTTCTTCGCGGGCGAGGCCACGAATACCGACGGGGAGGAAGGCACCGTGCATGGCGCCATCGCGACCGGAGAGCGCGCGGCGCGTGAGGTGCTGGCGCGGACCCGGGCGAGGAAGTGA
- a CDS encoding LVIVD repeat-containing protein, translating into MRRLIALSSTLVLALGCGKDGTSNTKAECQIEAIDLSSCQRSSLAALQPEGVWNLNVQLNDGTGAASAMRLSGLSSGATMLGFAVTERQVSGDTFYLASDVVGTDNVNLRFALAGCSSTGPGQLAGVFRRCQNGQLDLQGTFDAVRVSRRAGEADADKVQLVGEIALPRGSGTELAVANGHAYVTAGREGLFIYDVSKPDAPRKAAESKPSDDVYNDVLVTGTTLYLATKNSGIAVFDLTNPEAPARVRSVPETAVEVSALAVDGNTLYAASPSPNAEVLIYDITTPTAPKLLTRYFVEGAEPTVGELPLDVTALGGRLYVSHWTYGMTVSDVTNPAKPKFLGRFGGATSRTTAVGTVGSRTVAFDAGEDWGAHLSVLNVTVPQAPEQMGEFRLRNEVSIRSVALAGTKLYVAYYQDGLRVLDVSVPGEPRQVGYYNSWRESDVGRGVSFFDGLNALRVPGDGYIYATETVRGLLIFRETE; encoded by the coding sequence ATGAGACGCCTTATTGCACTGTCCTCCACGCTGGTCCTCGCCCTCGGTTGCGGCAAGGACGGTACGTCCAATACCAAGGCCGAGTGTCAGATCGAAGCCATCGACCTGTCATCATGTCAGCGTTCCAGCCTCGCCGCGCTCCAACCCGAGGGCGTGTGGAATCTCAACGTCCAACTGAATGACGGCACGGGCGCCGCCAGCGCCATGCGGCTGTCGGGCCTGTCCAGCGGCGCGACGATGCTCGGGTTTGCGGTGACGGAGCGGCAGGTCTCCGGTGACACCTTCTATCTGGCCAGCGACGTGGTGGGCACGGACAACGTCAACCTGCGTTTCGCCCTCGCGGGCTGTTCGTCGACGGGGCCGGGGCAGCTGGCGGGTGTGTTCCGTCGCTGCCAGAACGGTCAGCTCGACCTGCAGGGCACGTTCGATGCGGTGCGCGTGTCGCGCCGTGCGGGCGAGGCGGACGCGGACAAGGTGCAGCTCGTCGGAGAAATCGCGCTGCCGCGCGGCAGCGGCACGGAGCTGGCGGTGGCCAACGGCCATGCGTACGTCACCGCCGGCCGGGAGGGGCTCTTCATCTACGACGTGAGCAAGCCCGACGCGCCGCGCAAGGCGGCCGAGTCCAAGCCCTCCGACGACGTCTACAACGACGTGCTGGTGACTGGCACGACGTTGTACCTGGCCACCAAGAACAGCGGCATCGCGGTGTTCGACCTGACGAACCCCGAGGCGCCCGCCCGCGTGCGCTCCGTGCCGGAGACGGCCGTGGAGGTGAGTGCGCTGGCGGTGGACGGGAACACCCTCTACGCGGCGTCGCCGTCTCCCAACGCCGAGGTGCTCATCTACGACATCACCACGCCCACCGCGCCGAAGCTGCTCACGCGCTACTTCGTCGAGGGCGCCGAGCCCACCGTGGGCGAGCTCCCGCTGGACGTGACGGCCCTGGGTGGCAGGCTGTACGTGAGCCACTGGACCTACGGCATGACGGTGTCGGACGTCACCAACCCGGCGAAGCCGAAGTTCCTGGGACGCTTCGGGGGCGCCACCTCGCGCACCACGGCGGTGGGCACGGTGGGCAGCCGGACGGTGGCCTTCGACGCGGGCGAGGACTGGGGCGCGCACCTGAGCGTGCTGAACGTGACGGTGCCGCAGGCGCCGGAGCAGATGGGCGAGTTCCGCCTGCGCAATGAGGTGTCCATCCGCTCGGTGGCGCTGGCCGGCACGAAGCTGTACGTGGCCTACTACCAGGACGGCCTGCGCGTGTTGGACGTCTCGGTGCCGGGCGAGCCACGCCAGGTGGGCTACTACAACAGCTGGCGCGAGTCGGACGTGGGCCGCGGCGTCAGCTTCTTCGACGGGCTGAACGCCCTGCGCGTGCCGGGCGACGGCTACATCTACGCGACGGAGACGGTGCGCGGGCTGCTCATCTTCCGCGAGACGGAGTAG
- a CDS encoding tolB protein precursor protein: MNPRPLAAAMLALLLPGLALAQFYVVPRRPGKSPVNSYEFEWRHVDILVGPNAGGLAKPPERTAHDQPPGAPGGANPDAPTTSPETSSPREMPGGPAQETLQPTSEPSASPGAPVAPPVVVAEPSDGGVPPPATAGTPGTSDGGTLVSAAGAADGGLADGGGLASLGLGGADGGFNYTYAKTLGDKTGGVRFYFYERERAVAERAAPVIEDAYRYLVDTFQYVPTQTFPYILYSSYQEFLQTNLFQVSEGTLGLTSTGEDLKLTLPYLGDHRLFEEISTHELAHQFTIQKVRTVAEQAKVFGDPLAGMPLWFIEGLAEFYAKRGMDPEAEMLVRDLLVNPDLYKGYAFLDFFSPGPYGYLWIYKVGQVRCTFLEEEYGKGFIQRVLEESPRLVGGSRDSPSLKFEELLERLTGDDPKRLAARFENWLKRRAFKTYLNSEQAAPVMDMLDKSPGYITSMASSPDGHVLALRTIVPETGESRLYMVDPRAPERTLRVTSDGAPGVESLHPISGRSFALTENKLAFIAETIGRDVIYVQDYAHVVEKRANDVLVRRTPIRTGIDREVGTTVSLSLGGRVAYRIDKHGLLAAYSPAFSPDGRWVAFIGINDGGLRDLYAIDLQAGPDAKPLQLTDDVFSERQVTWGPSGIIFTSDATSHRKYNLFRVRVDAPRQVERLTSEDRDHADPTALADGRIFFTAFNNSSSDLHELMADGRLVRRTDLTTGVFEPGPGPDGSLWMLFHMSGERRPALLRPPRMLALDVPAEPTPEPPAPVAVRSLTDAQAYQPFTRQNLEFGPIFGFAGAGGGGFVGQLFAAASDRMRDHQFLLTLSVYGSFDLTDGYLLYINDESRTTWGGGLFQSLRFRVDQTFEDLPVFFTSGERFFGVLGSLRYPLSTFFYLQGDLSLGGTKYFLDDPTEFYLFFADRNEANQELLSQWKARNQDIRFQTEVSGQIGYDTLKYHYATGPLSGSSALLETTVGVQPFDNEAYSNIRLDAERYFPIYGRTNIFVRGGAGTTLGGRYARSYFLSSFDTLRGVNFGDEQWLLGRHFFYSTMELQLPLNDILRVAFLSDLEAIAAMDFGGVGENWEDFRDHRVLNAVVGVNLALGPLLMRLHFARPFDIGAAAGKPDAGWVTNFSLGIAGLNGFFDQGNTGAKNNGPPTQMSPALMPSAAGGYTSPRH; the protein is encoded by the coding sequence GTGAACCCCCGTCCCCTCGCAGCCGCCATGCTGGCACTGCTCCTCCCTGGGCTGGCACTCGCCCAGTTCTACGTCGTGCCGCGACGACCCGGGAAATCGCCGGTGAACAGCTACGAATTCGAGTGGCGGCACGTGGACATCCTCGTGGGCCCCAATGCCGGGGGCCTGGCCAAGCCCCCGGAGCGCACCGCGCACGACCAGCCCCCTGGCGCGCCGGGAGGCGCCAACCCGGACGCGCCCACCACGTCCCCCGAGACGAGCAGCCCTCGGGAGATGCCGGGCGGCCCGGCGCAGGAGACCCTCCAGCCGACCTCCGAGCCCTCCGCCAGCCCGGGCGCGCCCGTCGCGCCGCCGGTGGTGGTGGCGGAGCCTTCTGACGGGGGGGTGCCACCTCCCGCCACCGCGGGGACTCCGGGCACTTCGGATGGGGGCACCCTGGTGAGCGCCGCGGGCGCGGCGGACGGCGGCCTGGCGGACGGCGGCGGTCTGGCGTCGCTGGGGCTGGGAGGCGCCGACGGCGGCTTCAACTACACCTACGCGAAGACGCTCGGGGACAAGACGGGCGGCGTGCGCTTCTACTTCTACGAGCGCGAGCGCGCGGTGGCCGAGCGGGCCGCGCCCGTCATCGAGGACGCGTACCGCTACCTCGTGGACACGTTCCAGTACGTCCCCACGCAGACGTTCCCGTACATCCTCTACAGCAGCTACCAGGAGTTCCTGCAGACCAACCTCTTCCAGGTGTCCGAGGGCACGCTGGGCCTCACCAGCACCGGCGAGGACCTGAAGCTGACGCTGCCGTACCTCGGTGACCACCGCCTCTTCGAGGAAATCTCCACCCACGAGCTGGCGCACCAGTTCACCATCCAGAAGGTGCGCACCGTGGCCGAGCAGGCGAAGGTGTTCGGGGACCCGCTGGCGGGGATGCCGCTGTGGTTCATCGAAGGCCTCGCCGAGTTCTACGCCAAGCGCGGCATGGACCCGGAAGCGGAGATGCTGGTGCGGGACCTGCTGGTGAACCCGGACCTGTACAAGGGCTATGCGTTCCTCGACTTCTTCTCGCCCGGGCCCTACGGCTACCTGTGGATCTACAAGGTGGGCCAGGTGCGCTGCACCTTCCTCGAGGAGGAGTACGGCAAGGGCTTCATCCAGCGCGTGCTGGAGGAGTCGCCGCGGCTGGTGGGCGGCTCGCGCGACTCGCCGTCGCTCAAGTTCGAGGAGCTGCTGGAGCGGCTCACCGGGGATGACCCGAAGCGGCTGGCGGCGCGGTTCGAGAACTGGCTGAAGCGCCGGGCCTTCAAGACGTACCTGAACTCGGAGCAGGCGGCGCCGGTGATGGACATGCTGGACAAGTCGCCCGGCTACATCACCTCCATGGCCAGCTCACCGGACGGGCACGTGCTGGCGCTGCGCACGATTGTGCCGGAGACGGGCGAGAGCCGGCTGTACATGGTGGACCCGCGGGCGCCGGAGCGGACGCTGAGGGTGACCAGCGACGGCGCGCCGGGCGTGGAGTCCCTGCACCCCATCTCCGGACGCAGCTTCGCGCTGACCGAGAACAAGCTGGCCTTCATCGCGGAGACGATTGGCCGCGACGTCATCTACGTGCAGGACTACGCGCACGTGGTGGAGAAGCGCGCCAACGACGTGCTGGTGCGCCGCACGCCCATCCGCACCGGCATCGACCGGGAGGTGGGCACCACGGTGAGTCTGAGCCTGGGCGGGCGCGTGGCGTACCGCATCGACAAGCACGGCCTGCTGGCGGCGTACTCGCCGGCCTTCTCACCAGACGGGCGGTGGGTGGCCTTCATCGGCATCAACGACGGCGGCCTGCGCGACCTGTACGCCATCGACCTGCAGGCGGGCCCGGACGCGAAGCCGCTGCAGCTCACCGACGACGTGTTCTCCGAGCGGCAGGTCACGTGGGGCCCGTCCGGCATCATCTTCACGTCCGACGCCACGTCCCACCGCAAGTACAACCTCTTCCGCGTGCGGGTGGACGCGCCCCGCCAGGTGGAACGGCTCACCAGCGAGGACAGGGACCACGCGGACCCGACGGCGCTCGCGGACGGCCGGATCTTCTTCACGGCCTTCAACAACAGCAGCTCGGACCTGCACGAGCTGATGGCGGACGGCCGCCTCGTGCGGCGCACGGACCTGACGACGGGCGTGTTCGAGCCCGGCCCCGGCCCGGACGGCAGCCTGTGGATGCTGTTCCACATGTCCGGCGAGCGCCGGCCCGCGCTGCTGCGGCCGCCGCGCATGCTGGCGCTGGACGTGCCGGCCGAGCCCACGCCGGAGCCGCCCGCGCCGGTCGCGGTGCGCTCGCTGACGGACGCTCAGGCCTACCAGCCCTTCACCCGGCAGAACCTGGAGTTCGGCCCCATCTTCGGCTTCGCGGGAGCGGGCGGCGGCGGCTTCGTGGGCCAGTTGTTCGCCGCGGCCAGTGACCGCATGAGGGACCACCAGTTCCTGCTCACCCTGTCGGTGTACGGCAGCTTCGATTTGACGGACGGCTACCTGCTGTACATCAACGACGAGAGTCGCACGACGTGGGGCGGCGGCCTCTTCCAGTCCCTGCGCTTCCGCGTGGACCAGACCTTCGAGGACCTGCCCGTGTTCTTCACGTCGGGTGAGCGCTTCTTCGGCGTGCTCGGCAGCCTGCGCTACCCGCTGAGCACCTTCTTCTACCTGCAAGGTGACTTGAGCCTCGGCGGGACGAAGTACTTCCTGGACGACCCCACCGAGTTCTACCTGTTCTTCGCGGACCGCAACGAGGCGAACCAGGAGCTGCTGTCGCAGTGGAAGGCGCGCAACCAGGACATCCGCTTCCAGACGGAGGTGAGCGGGCAGATTGGCTACGACACGCTGAAGTACCACTACGCCACCGGTCCGCTGTCGGGCAGCTCCGCGCTGCTGGAGACGACGGTGGGCGTGCAGCCCTTCGACAACGAGGCGTACAGCAACATCCGCCTGGACGCGGAGCGGTACTTCCCCATCTACGGCCGCACCAACATCTTCGTGCGCGGCGGCGCGGGCACCACGCTGGGGGGCCGGTACGCCCGCTCGTACTTCCTGTCCTCCTTCGACACGCTGCGCGGCGTGAACTTCGGAGACGAGCAGTGGCTGCTGGGCCGCCACTTCTTCTACTCCACGATGGAGCTGCAGCTTCCGCTGAACGACATCCTCCGGGTGGCCTTCCTCAGTGACCTGGAGGCCATCGCGGCCATGGACTTCGGCGGCGTGGGCGAGAACTGGGAGGACTTCAGGGACCACCGCGTGCTGAACGCCGTCGTCGGCGTCAACCTGGCGCTGGGGCCCCTGCTGATGCGCCTGCACTTCGCGAGGCCGTTCGACATCGGCGCGGCGGCCGGCAAGCCGGACGCGGGCTGGGTGACGAACTTCTCGCTGGGCATCGCCGGCCTCAACGGCTTCTTCGACCAGGGCAACACCGGGGCGAAGAACAACGGCCCGCCGACGCAGATGTCCCCGGCGCTGATGCCGTCCGCGGCCGGCGGCTACACCAGCCCCAGGCACTGA